A part of Lutra lutra chromosome 2, mLutLut1.2, whole genome shotgun sequence genomic DNA contains:
- the TSPAN5 gene encoding tetraspanin-5 isoform X3, protein MFILGFAGCIGALRENTFLLKFFSVFLGIIFFLELTAGVLAFVFKDWIKDQLYFFINNNIRAYRDDIDLQNLIDFTQEYWQCCGAFGADDWNLNIYFNCTDSNASRERCGVPFSCCTKDPAEDVINTQCGYDARQKPEVDQQIVIYTKGCVPQFEKWLQDNLTIVAGIFIGIALLQIFGICLAQNLVSDIEAVRASW, encoded by the exons ATGTTCATTTTGGGATTCGCAGGGTGCATTGGAGCGCTACGGGAAAACACGTTCCTTCTGAAGTTT TTTTCTGTGTTCCTgggaattattttcttcctggagCTCACTGCTGGGGTTCTGGCATTTGTTTTCAAAGACTGGATCAAAGACCAGCTGTATTTCTTTATAAACAACAACATCAGAGCGTACAGAGATGACATTGATTTGCAGAACCTCATAGACTTCACGCAGGAATAT TGGCAGTGCTGTGGGGCTTTTGGAGCTGATGATTGGAACCTAAATATTTACTTCAATTGCACAGATTCCAACGCAAGTCGAGAACGATGCGGCGTGCCATTCTCCTGCTGCACTAAAGACCCCGCG GAAGATGTCATCAACACTCAGTGTGGCTATGATGCCAGGCAAAAACCA GAAGTTGACCAGCAGATTGTAATCTACACGAAAGGCTGTGTGCCCCAGTTTGAGAAGTGGTTGCAGGACAATTTAACCATCGTGgctggtattttcatagggattgcattgctGCAG ATTTTTGGGATCTGCCTGGCTCAGAATTTGGTTAGCGATATCGAAGCTGTCAGGGCCAGCTGGTAG